Proteins encoded in a region of the Triticum dicoccoides isolate Atlit2015 ecotype Zavitan chromosome 3A, WEW_v2.0, whole genome shotgun sequence genome:
- the LOC119268895 gene encoding lysM domain receptor-like kinase 3, translating to MPPRRRLLLLLLALACSGGGAAVDTAPGNATSSPLACSELSRVCTAFLAFPAAGNASVLQSMFDASPADLTSDPAASPGYAFVRKNCSCLASRTYLANTTYTVPSAVPLNATAAQVAVAAYAGLAVPPPGGALQRPPRPGAVVALHLICGCSSGPWNYLLSYVGADGDTVESLSSRFGASMDAIEAANGMPGPDPISTGKVYYIPLNSVPGQPYAAMSSALVPAPAPIQNTLPDISDHHSAKFPYGWVIGGMGVALALIAIALLALLMCKSFHYNHQGSNNQRKSPNQPMPHNFQLLKSGSFCYGSGRYFCCQFGNEKQSRKGGGDHHINVPKGMVVDVFDREKPIVFTYEEILASTDLFSDANLLGHGTYGSVYYGVLRDQEVAIKRMTSTNTKEFIVEMKVLCKVHHASLVELIGYAASKDELFLVYEYSQKGSLKNHLHDPQSKGYTPLSWIYRVQIALDAARGLEYIHEHTKDHYVHRDIKSSNILLDGSFRAKISDFGLAKLGVRSNDAEASVTKVVGTFGYLAPEYLRDGLATAKCDVYAFGVVLFELISGKEAITKAGAVGASSNSERRSLASVMLTALRNCHDPTCVGSLKDCIDPNLMDLYPHDCIYQMAMLAKQCADEDPVLRPDMKQAVITLSQILLSSIEWEATLGGNSQVFSGLVAGR from the exons ATGCCTCcccgtcgccgcctcctcctcctcctcctggccctcGCCTGCTCCGGCGGGGGCGCCGCCGTCGACACCGCCCCCGGGAACGCCACCTCGTCGCCGCTCGCCTGCTCCGAGCTGTCCCGCGTCTGCACGGCATTCCTCGCCTTCCCGGCGGCCGGCAACGCCAGCGTGCTCCAGTCCATGTTCGACGCCTCGCCCGCCGACCTCACCTCCGACCCCGCCGCCAGCCCGGGCTACGCCTTCGTGCGCAAGAACTGCTCGTGCCTCGCCTCCCGCACTTACCTCGCCAACACCACCTACACCGTCCCCTCCGCAGTGCCCCTCAACGCCACCGCGGCCCAAGTGGCGGTCGCGGCGTACGCTGGCCTCGCCGTTCCGCCGCCGGGCGGGGCGCTTCAGCGGCCGCCGCGCCCCGGCGCCGTGGTGGCACTGCACCTGATCTGCGGCTGCTCGTCCGGCCCCTGGAACTACCTTCTCAGCTACGTTGGCGCCGACGGCGACACTGTGGAATCGCTGTCGAGTAGGTTTGGGGCAAGCATGGACGCCATTGAGGCCGCCAACGGCATGCCCGGACCCGACCCCATCAGCACGGGGAAGGTGTACTACATCCCACTCAACTCGG TTCCTGGCCAGCCTTATGCTGCAATGTCTTCTGCCCTCGTTCCTGCACCAGCACCCATTCAAAATACTTTGCCAG ATATATCAGATCATCATTCAGCAAAATTCCCTTATGGATGGGTTATTGGGGGCATGGGAGTTGCACTTGCTTTGATTGCTATTGCTCTCCTTGCACTTCTGATGTGCAAATCCTTCCACTACAATCACCAAGGTTCAAATAACCAGAGAAAGAGTCCAAACCAGCCTATGCCTCATAATTTTCAACTACTTAAGAGTGGTAGTTTTTGTTATGGTTCTGGAAGATATTTCTGCTGCCAATTTGGCAATGAGAAGCAATCAAGAAAGGGTGGCGGGGATCATCATATCAATGTTCCAAAAG GTATGGTAGTAGACGTGTTTGATAGGGAAAAGCCTATTGTGTTTACATATGAAGAAATACTTGCATCGACCGATCTTTTTTCTGATGCAAATCTGCTGGGACATGGTACATATGGCTCTGTCTACTATGGGGTTCTTCGAGATCAG GAGGTCGCGATAAAGAGAATGACATCAACTAATACTAAAGAATTCATAGTAGAGATGAAAGTTCTTTGTAAGGTTCATCATGCTAGTCTG GTAGAGTTGATTGGCTATGCAGCAAGTAAGGACGAGCTGTTCCTGGTTTATGAATACTCTCAAAAAGGTTCACTCAAAAACCATCTTCATGATCCTCAAAGCAAAG GTTACACACCACTTTCTTGGATTTATAGggtccaaattgctcttgatgctgCTAGAGGACTGGAGTACATTCATGAGCATACAAAAGATCATTATGTTCATAGGGACATCAAATCAAGTAACATCTTGCTTGATGGTTCTTTCAGAGCGAAG ATTTCAGATTTCGGTCTTGCAAAACTGGGAGTAAGGTCCAATGATGCAGAGGCTTCTGTTACCAAAGTTGTGGGTACTTTTGGTTATTTGGCCCCAGA ATACCTGCGGGACGGCCTGGCAACTGCGAAATGCGATGTTTATGCTTTCGGGGTCGTACTTTTTGAGTTGATATCTGGAAAGGAGGCGATTACAAAGGCCGGCGCAGTTGGTGCAAGTTCAAACTCTGAAAGGCGTTCCTTGGCATCAGTT ATGTTGACTGCACTAAGGAATTGCCACGATCCAACGTGTGTGGGGAGCTTGAAAGACTGCATTGACCCTAATCTGATGGATCTGTATCCTCATGACTGCATATACCAG ATGGCTATGCTCGCGAAACAATGCGCCGATGAAGATCCTGTTCTACGACCGGACATGAAGCAGGCAGTGATCACCCTGTCGCAGATACTGCTTTCGTCCATCGAGTGGGAGGCGACGCTGGGTGGGAACAGCCAGGTGTTCAGTGGTCTTGTTGCCGGGAGGTGA